A section of the Nitrososphaerales archaeon genome encodes:
- the cas2 gene encoding CRISPR-associated endonuclease Cas2 — translation MQTMQTLVVYDISDDRVRFMISRVCKRFGLARIQRSTFLGYLTSMQRKELTAALRRIIGDSDGNIQVFVLCRADLALREVIGKPFEEYAKEDLLV, via the coding sequence ATGCAGACAATGCAGACACTCGTCGTCTACGATATAAGTGATGATAGAGTAAGGTTCATGATCAGTCGAGTATGTAAAAGGTTCGGTTTGGCAAGGATTCAAAGGAGTACATTTCTAGGCTATCTGACCAGTATGCAGAGGAAGGAGCTCACCGCAGCCCTTAGAAGGATAATTGGCGATTCCGATGGGAATATTCAAGTATTCGTGTTATGTAGGGCTGATCTGGCCTTAAGGGAGGTCATAGGGAAGCCATTCGAGGAGTATGCCAAGGAGGATCTTTTGGTGTAA
- the cas1 gene encoding CRISPR-associated endonuclease Cas1: MKRLIINEPGLFLRAKSDMIVIEKKGEKILETSPLNISQVFILTRGAVLSSALLKLLAKYRVDLILYSSFGHPIAKLTSSKGSGSVKLRKMQYKIQNEKVGAYLTKRFAWAKVVNQKVILREAGKNRKDRILSEKLLELSRLTSSIADMIANLEGDDIEMIREKVVRLEAEAAEVYWQGFKLILPEDVQFPGRRKRFDSPTDPVNIMLNFCYGLLASEVWLAVESSGLDPYAGFLHIDSPRRPALVMDILEEFRQPVVDRTVLRLISSFKDPQSILEGRLLKREARFQIVKAFSERLSENLTFAGRSLPLSSHIFLQPKRLAEFIIGRSSNYLPFTLR, translated from the coding sequence TTGAAGCGCTTAATTATAAATGAACCCGGCCTCTTCCTACGTGCAAAGAGTGATATGATCGTTATTGAAAAGAAGGGTGAAAAAATTTTGGAGACCTCTCCATTAAATATATCTCAGGTCTTCATACTGACCCGTGGCGCTGTACTCTCTTCTGCCCTTCTTAAACTATTGGCAAAGTATAGAGTGGATTTGATTTTATATTCGAGTTTTGGCCATCCGATCGCTAAGCTCACGAGCTCTAAAGGTAGTGGATCTGTCAAATTACGTAAGATGCAGTATAAGATTCAAAATGAAAAGGTTGGTGCCTATCTTACTAAAAGGTTCGCGTGGGCCAAAGTCGTCAATCAGAAAGTAATCTTACGTGAAGCTGGTAAGAATAGAAAAGATCGAATCTTATCAGAGAAGTTACTCGAACTCTCACGATTGACTTCAAGTATAGCTGATATGATCGCCAATCTTGAAGGAGATGATATAGAGATGATTAGAGAGAAGGTTGTGAGGCTCGAGGCCGAAGCTGCTGAAGTATACTGGCAAGGTTTCAAACTTATACTGCCTGAAGATGTCCAATTTCCTGGTCGGAGAAAAAGGTTCGATTCTCCAACCGACCCGGTCAATATCATGCTCAACTTCTGCTATGGGTTACTGGCTTCAGAAGTCTGGTTGGCTGTAGAGAGTAGCGGGTTAGATCCCTACGCCGGCTTCTTACATATCGATTCTCCGAGGAGGCCAGCACTTGTAATGGATATTCTTGAAGAGTTTAGGCAACCGGTCGTTGATAGGACGGTCTTAAGGCTAATTTCGAGCTTTAAAGATCCACAATCCATACTTGAAGGGAGGTTGCTTAAAAGAGAAGCCAGATTTCAAATCGTTAAAGCCTTCTCCGAACGGTTATCGGAAAATTTGACCTTTGCCGGAAGATCTCTACCGTTATCGAGCCACATCTTTTTACAGCCGAAGAGGTTGGCTGAGTTTATAATCGGTAGATCATCAAATTATCTGCCATTCACCTTAAGGTAA